TGCATAATATTCGTAAATTATTCAGAAACAACCGAAAGAAATAATATCAACTTTGAATTTAATGTAAATCACacgaaaaataaaacaaacaccAATTTCCCTAAGATTAACATAGTAAAAAAATTCACTTCCttatttgaaaattcaaaaagtGAGGACGAAATTCACTTCCGATTTAATTTCCTTATTTCggaaatttaataacaaaaatattaaattgaagaaggtgaaggacAAAAAGTGATGACGTAATCAGCACCGGAGCAAGTAAAGGTGCTTGTACCGTCGTCGTAAGCGTAACTATAAGCCGTCGGACAAgcattcttaaaaaaaacagcGTACTCGCTAGGCTTACACGTGTCCGGCGTTCCAAACGCGCCGCTACAGCAAAACTCCGGCGTTCCAAACGCCTCACAAGCGCTCTTGCACGCCACACCTGTCGTTCCAACTGCTTCAACCGTTACCTTAAGCTGCTCCGGACACACACCGTTGAGATCCGCCGCGCAGCCTGCGGCGTTGCACTTACCGACTCCGATGGCTCCGCCGTTAGGGACGATTGTCATTGGTAAGTTGTAACCGTCCACGAGGCTGACGTCGTAGAAATCGAGATTTTCGGCGCCGTTGAGTGTGAATTCGGCTAACGTAGCTGGAGGGATTGCTCCGGCGCCGGAACACTCGATTTGGGACGAGGCGCAGTCGCCGGTGACGCAA
The Camelina sativa cultivar DH55 chromosome 15, Cs, whole genome shotgun sequence DNA segment above includes these coding regions:
- the LOC104747618 gene encoding thaumatin-like protein 1b encodes the protein MGLAKVSSFLLVILFLINAGSSTTFTIVNQCNYTVWPGLLSGVGTAPLPTTGFQLSSSESRLISIPAAWSGRIWGRTLCNQNETTGRFTCVTGDCASSQIECSGAGAIPPATLAEFTLNGAENLDFYDVSLVDGYNLPMTIVPNGGAIGVGKCNAAGCAADLNGVCPEQLKVTVEAVGTTGVACKSACEAFGTPEFCCSGAFGTPDTCKPSEYAVFFKNACPTAYSYAYDDGTSTFTCSGADYVITFCPSPSSI